The genomic window AGCAACAACAGCCGTGTTATTAATAAAGGCACTAATAGGGCCGACAATTAAACCCATTACTAAAATTTGCTGACTGGCATTTTTTCCACCCCATTTCATCAACAAATCTCGAACGACTTGAATGACTCCTGTGCGAGTAATTCCTGCACTTAAAATAAACATGGCCATGACAGTTATGGTGGCAGTATTGGCAAATCCTGAAATTCCTTCTTCGGGGCTGACCAATTTTAAAAGCATGAGAATGACAGTCACTGATATGGCTGTTAAATCTGCCGGTAGCCACTCAAAAGCGAAGGCAATTAAAGCCATAACCATGATAGAAACAGTTAACAAAATTTCCATGCATTTAATTAACTAAAAGTAAATTATTTTTGTCTGAGAAAAAACCAACGAGACACCAACTTTTCTAACTCGATCCAAACAAACATTAACGCACTAAATCCAAAACAGATTAATAGTTCAGTCGGACTGAGAAAATGAGTGCCAAAAAAGCTTTGTAATGGTGCCACATAAATCAACAAAATTTGTAATAGTGTTGTGAATGTGACTGCCCCTAATACATAAGGATTAGAAAAAGGATTAAGTTGTATAGTCAATTGACTATCGGACCGAACCGCCAACGCATGACCCATCTGGGCTAAACAAAGAGTCGTAAAGACCATGGTTTTCCAGCGATTTGGATCACCAGCTAACCCTGGGGTTTTGACGTAATCATAGGCCCAAACCATCAATAAAATGGTTAAAATAGCAAAAATAACCCCAATTCTCAGCATATATAACCCCAAACCCCTAGAAAAAATACTCTCACGGGGACTATAGGGCGGACGCTGCATAACATTGGGTTCAGCCGGTTCCATGGCCAACGCTAAAGCGGGTAAACCGTCGGTCACAAGGTTCATCCAGAGAATTTGTAAGGGGGATAAAGGAACCCCACCTAACCCAATCAAGGGGGCTGCAGCAATAACCAAAACTTCCCCAATATTGCTGCCTAAAATGTACTTGATAAAGCGACGAATATTATCGTAAACCACCCGTCCCTCTTCCGTTGCAGCGACGATCGTAGCAAAGTTGTCATCCAGTAAAATAGCGTCGCTGGCTTCTTTACTCACATCGGTTCCCGTAATACCCATCGCAATGCCAATATCTGCTTGTTTGAGTGCCGGAGCATCATTCACTCCATCCCCTGTCATAGCCACAAACTCCCCTTTATTTTGCAAAGCTTGGACAATTTGCAACTTATGTTCCGGGGCAACACGGGCATAAACACTTACATTTGACACCAGTTGTTCTAATTCTCTGGGGGTAATATGTTGTAAATCTCGTCCTGTCAGAATGGCATCTTCAGCATGGGCAATCCCTAACTCCGTGGCGATCGCTTGAGCGGTTAACTGATGATCTCCTGTAATCATAATGGGGCGAATTCCGGCTTCTCGACAGCGCAATACTGCCCCTTTGACCTCTTTCCGTGGTGCATCCAGCATTCCCACCAATCCAAGCCAAATTAACCCATTTTCTGCCATTTCTTCTTGATCATCTTCGGGAATATTGGCTAAAGGTTTAGCAGCAAATCCTAATACCCGTAAGCCTTTCCCAGCCCATCGGTCATTATGGGCTAAAATGTGCTTTCTCTGGTCATCACTGAGAGGAACGACGTGATTACCCTGATAAACCGCCGTACATCTCTCTAAAACAATCTCTGGAGAACCCTTAGTCAACATGAGATAGGAACTCGAAACCAGAGAAGAAAATTCTGCTTCTAACGTCTCTTCCGTTGTCTTGTTGTTGGAAAAGACTCTGACAATCACAGACATCCGTTTTCGTGCCGAAGAAAAGGGAATTTCGGCAACACGGGGCATTTCTAGCCATAAATCTTCCCGATACAGTCCCCCTTTCCCTGCCAGGGTTAATAAAGCCCCTTCGGTGGGATCGCCTAAAATTTCCCAATGTTGGCCTCGTTTCTGTAATAAAGCATCATTACAAAGCACACAAGCCGTTAACAGTTGTTTAACTTCTTCGTTAATCTCGTATTCATCACTATCCTGGGCGATAATCTCCCCATCAGGGGCGTATCCTTCCCCCGTTACCTGATAAGCATAGGTTCCCGTTTGTATCTGCTGGACAACCATCTTATTTTGGGTCAAAGTTCCTGTTTTATCGGAACAAATAGTGGTGACTGACCCCAAGGTTTCTACGGCCGGTAATTTACGAATTAAAGCATGACGGCGTACCATGCGCTGGGTTCCAATGGCTAAGGTGACGGTGACAACAGCCGGCAACCCTTCGGGAACCACAGCAACCGCCATACTCAAGGAAACTTCCAGAAGTTCCTCAAAATTTTGCCATCCTGACCGTAAAACTCCGACAAAGACCACTAAAACCACTAAAACCAAAGAACTACTCACCAAAACATTCCCTAATTGGGACATCCGTTGTTGTAAGGGGGTGTCTTCTGTTTCCACTCCTTGGATGAGGCTGGCAATACGGCCGATCTCTGTATCCATGCCAATATGGGTGATCAAGACTTTAGCCCGGCCTTGAACCACTTCTGTTCCTTGAAAGACTAAATTTAAGCGATCGCCTAAAGGGGCATCTTCTGGCAGAATAATCTCAGCTTGTTTATTGACGGTTTCCGCTTCTCCAGTTAAAGCCGACTCTCGAATTTGTAGGTTTTGGGCTTCTATTAAACGACCATCGGCCGCAATATGGACTCCGGCCTCTAGTAACATGATGTCTCCGGGGACTAATTCTTTCGCTGAGATTTCTTGGACGTTACCGTGACGAATCACCCTGACTTTGGGAGAAGATAGACGTTTCAGGGCGGCCAGAGCTTTTTCTGCCCGACTTTCTTGTAAATAGCCCAATAATCCATTTAAAACGACAATAGAAAAAATGGCCACGGCATCTTTAGGAAAGGTTCCTTTTCGCATATCTAAAACCGCAGAAATGACAGCAACCGCCATCAGCATCACCAGCATAATATTGGTAAACTGTTCCCATAAAATAGTCAGGGGAGAACGGCCACCCGTGTCCTTGAGTTCATTGGGGCCAAAATATTTCTGCCGTTGGTGGACTTGGTCTAAGGTTAATCCTTGATCTTGATCGCTGTGAAATTTGTTTAAGGAGTCTTCCGCCGATAGGGTATGCCAAGGAAAGCCAATTTCAGGGAAAACAGGAGAAACTTGATTAGAAGTGGTAGGAAAGGTCATAGTAGTAGTGTTTTAAGGGAATTATTGAAAAATTTGGGGTAAAAGTTGCGGGGTAGACCAGGCTAAATAGCCAAGGAAACCAAAAAATAGAGTGTTCATGGCAGTGAGGACATAACCGACGCAGATCAACAGCCCATCGGTTTCTAAGGTAGCCACCGCCAAAACTAAAATACCGATGGTGGGAATAGGGTTAGTAAAGGGGATCGGTAGCATGAGTAAAATGGCTAACCAAGCCATGCACAGTCCATTACCTCGCCAAACAAAGGGATGGTTAGCTACCTGAAAAAAGCGAGGACGGCAGAATTTTTCGAGCCATTTTGTCACTTTTTTCAGATTTTTGAGTAAATGTTTCGTCAAACTTTTAGGAAATTGAAAAGTTGCTACCTGTTTCGGTAACCAAGGCGATCGCCGTCCCAAGGCCATTTGTAGGGATAATAGGAGACAGCCTCCCCCCAAAATACTCGAAAATCCTGGTGGCATAGGAAAGAGAAAGGGTAATACTAATAAACTAATAGTCAGACAAAATCCCCGTTCGGAGGTTTGGCACAGAATTTCCCTTAATGTTAGGGGATGAAGTATCAAATGATGGAGTAAGGTTTCAATATCTTGTGAAAATTTTAAATTCATCGAGTAAAGCAATCCATATCAATCATATTTAGTCATTAATTCTTTTAAATTCGCAAAAGAATTCAATCTACCCTTATTCTTTAGGGGCGAACTTTTGTTCACCCCTAGAAAATAGATATAAAAAGAAATTTAGCTATTTTCATCAAAAAA from Crocosphaera subtropica ATCC 51142 includes these protein-coding regions:
- a CDS encoding cation-translocating P-type ATPase; amino-acid sequence: MTFPTTSNQVSPVFPEIGFPWHTLSAEDSLNKFHSDQDQGLTLDQVHQRQKYFGPNELKDTGGRSPLTILWEQFTNIMLVMLMAVAVISAVLDMRKGTFPKDAVAIFSIVVLNGLLGYLQESRAEKALAALKRLSSPKVRVIRHGNVQEISAKELVPGDIMLLEAGVHIAADGRLIEAQNLQIRESALTGEAETVNKQAEIILPEDAPLGDRLNLVFQGTEVVQGRAKVLITHIGMDTEIGRIASLIQGVETEDTPLQQRMSQLGNVLVSSSLVLVVLVVFVGVLRSGWQNFEELLEVSLSMAVAVVPEGLPAVVTVTLAIGTQRMVRRHALIRKLPAVETLGSVTTICSDKTGTLTQNKMVVQQIQTGTYAYQVTGEGYAPDGEIIAQDSDEYEINEEVKQLLTACVLCNDALLQKRGQHWEILGDPTEGALLTLAGKGGLYREDLWLEMPRVAEIPFSSARKRMSVIVRVFSNNKTTEETLEAEFSSLVSSSYLMLTKGSPEIVLERCTAVYQGNHVVPLSDDQRKHILAHNDRWAGKGLRVLGFAAKPLANIPEDDQEEMAENGLIWLGLVGMLDAPRKEVKGAVLRCREAGIRPIMITGDHQLTAQAIATELGIAHAEDAILTGRDLQHITPRELEQLVSNVSVYARVAPEHKLQIVQALQNKGEFVAMTGDGVNDAPALKQADIGIAMGITGTDVSKEASDAILLDDNFATIVAATEEGRVVYDNIRRFIKYILGSNIGEVLVIAAAPLIGLGGVPLSPLQILWMNLVTDGLPALALAMEPAEPNVMQRPPYSPRESIFSRGLGLYMLRIGVIFAILTILLMVWAYDYVKTPGLAGDPNRWKTMVFTTLCLAQMGHALAVRSDSQLTIQLNPFSNPYVLGAVTFTTLLQILLIYVAPLQSFFGTHFLSPTELLICFGFSALMFVWIELEKLVSRWFFLRQK
- a CDS encoding exopolysaccharide biosynthesis protein — encoded protein: MNLKFSQDIETLLHHLILHPLTLREILCQTSERGFCLTISLLVLPFLFPMPPGFSSILGGGCLLLSLQMALGRRSPWLPKQVATFQFPKSLTKHLLKNLKKVTKWLEKFCRPRFFQVANHPFVWRGNGLCMAWLAILLMLPIPFTNPIPTIGILVLAVATLETDGLLICVGYVLTAMNTLFFGFLGYLAWSTPQLLPQIFQ